The Oxyura jamaicensis isolate SHBP4307 breed ruddy duck chromosome 24, BPBGC_Ojam_1.0, whole genome shotgun sequence genome contains a region encoding:
- the LAYN gene encoding layilin isoform X1, translating to MSAQLFEGSFSVEARSRLLCTTSAGESQGCRKEEPASSPAGTRRGNAGSAVIHHCWKPSSLPFSVFRRCLKGSRAPAARGGAAAGAPAASPPRVAVPAPRTPCRGPGGWKGRAASPGGGGGGGGGGSSLSLPCPSRGRALRGAGAMLAAAALGLAALGWAAGARLPGGQTVCRGGTQRPCYKTVYFHDASRRVTYEEAHLACRADGGHLVSIETEAEQGLIQKFIESLVASDGDFWIGLRRKKAEVDNSTDCQNLYSWTDGSSSKFRNWYVDEPSCGSEICVVMYHQPSAPPGVGGPYMFQWNDDRCNMKNNFICKYSLEKPTTAPKENSPIDVTTEPFNPVFPEERPKKDANVTVKGAKEPVQSLAYILIPSIPVLLLLMVITAIFCFWIFAKRRRDQMEASPKEEDAWLSNHRRNSPNLEIYKVIKKQSEADLAGTRPDIKNSSFRTQEEQVLDSFSRDYDDVAMNTSSGFVTLASTESGFVTNDIYELCGDRVGRSKESAWVENEIYGY from the exons ATGTCTGCACAGCTTTTTGAAGGATCTTTTTCTGTTGAAG CCCGCAGCAGGCTCCTCTGCACAACTTCAGCTGGAGAGAGCCAGGGATGCCGGAAAGAGGAGCCGGCTTCCTCGCCAGCAGGAACCAGGAGGGGAAATGCCGGCTCAGCAGTTATTCACCACTGTTGGAAGCCAAGTTCTCTCCCGTTTTCGGTCTTCAGACGGTGTCTGAAAGGCAGCCGCGCACCAGCAGCCCGCGGAGGGGCTGCAGCGGGAGCTCCTGCCGCTTCCCCGCCGCGGGTGGCGGTGCCAGCGCCGCGCACACCTTGCCGGGGGCCGGGCGGCTGGAAGGGGAGAGCTGCgagcccag gaggaggaggaggaggaggaggaggcggctcCTCCCtatccctgccctgccccagccgcggccgggcgctgcggggAGCCGGGGCGATGCTGGCGGCCGCGGCGCTGGGCTTGGCGGCGCTGGGCTGGGCGGCGGGGGCCCGGCTGCCCGGCG GACAGACAGTTTGCCGGGGTGGAACGCAGCGACCGTGCTACAAAACGGTTTATTTTCACGATGCTTCACGCAGGGTCACCTATGAAGAAGCGCACCTTGCTTGCAGGGCTGATGGTGGACACTTAGTCAGTATTGAAACTGAAGCAGAGCAAGGACTGATTCAAAAATTTATTGAGAGTCTCGTAGCTTCTGATGGAGATTTTTGGATAGGGCTTAGGAGGAAAAAGGCAGAGGTGGACAACAGCACAGACTGTCAGAACCTCTATTCCTGGACGGATGGCAGCTCATCCAAGTTCCG GAACTGGTATGTAGATGAGCCGTCCTGTGGGAGTGAAATCTGTGTTGTCATGTACCACCAGCCATCTGCCCCACCAGGTGTTGGAGGTCCTTACATGTTTCAATGGAATGACGACAGatgcaacatgaaaaataacttcatttgcAAATATTCTCTTG agaagCCGACAACTGCTCCAAAAGAGAACTCTCCGATAG ATGTCACAACAGAGCCCTTCAATCCGGTATTCCCAGAAGAACGCCCTAAGAAAGATGCCAATGTAACAGTGAAAGGAGCCAAAG AACCTGTTCAGAGTCTTGCCTACATCCTCATTCCCAGCATTCCCGTGCTGCTTCTCCTGATGGTCATTACAGCCATCTTCTGTTTTTGGATTTTTGCAAAGAG GAGACGGGATCAAATGGAAGCAAGCCCAAAGGAAGAAGATGCCTGGCTCTCTAATCACAGGAGGAACAGTCCAAACCTGGAGATTTACAAAGTAATCAAGAAGCAATCTGAAGCAGATCTGGCTGGAACCAGACCTGACATTAAGAATTCTTCCTTCCGCACGCAAGAAGAGCAGGTGCTCGACAGCTTCTCCAGGGATTATGATGATGTGGCAATGAACACGTCGAGCGGCTTTGTGACGTTGGCTAGTACTGAAAGTGGTTTTGTGACCAATGATATCTACGAACTGTGTGGAGATCGTGTGGGGAGGAGCAAGGAATCAGCCTGGGTGGAGAATGAGATTTATGGATATTAA
- the LAYN gene encoding layilin isoform X2 produces the protein MSAQLFEGSFSVEGQTVCRGGTQRPCYKTVYFHDASRRVTYEEAHLACRADGGHLVSIETEAEQGLIQKFIESLVASDGDFWIGLRRKKAEVDNSTDCQNLYSWTDGSSSKFRNWYVDEPSCGSEICVVMYHQPSAPPGVGGPYMFQWNDDRCNMKNNFICKYSLEKPTTAPKENSPIDVTTEPFNPVFPEERPKKDANVTVKGAKEPVQSLAYILIPSIPVLLLLMVITAIFCFWIFAKRRRDQMEASPKEEDAWLSNHRRNSPNLEIYKVIKKQSEADLAGTRPDIKNSSFRTQEEQVLDSFSRDYDDVAMNTSSGFVTLASTESGFVTNDIYELCGDRVGRSKESAWVENEIYGY, from the exons ATGTCTGCACAGCTTTTTGAAGGATCTTTTTCTGTTGAAG GACAGACAGTTTGCCGGGGTGGAACGCAGCGACCGTGCTACAAAACGGTTTATTTTCACGATGCTTCACGCAGGGTCACCTATGAAGAAGCGCACCTTGCTTGCAGGGCTGATGGTGGACACTTAGTCAGTATTGAAACTGAAGCAGAGCAAGGACTGATTCAAAAATTTATTGAGAGTCTCGTAGCTTCTGATGGAGATTTTTGGATAGGGCTTAGGAGGAAAAAGGCAGAGGTGGACAACAGCACAGACTGTCAGAACCTCTATTCCTGGACGGATGGCAGCTCATCCAAGTTCCG GAACTGGTATGTAGATGAGCCGTCCTGTGGGAGTGAAATCTGTGTTGTCATGTACCACCAGCCATCTGCCCCACCAGGTGTTGGAGGTCCTTACATGTTTCAATGGAATGACGACAGatgcaacatgaaaaataacttcatttgcAAATATTCTCTTG agaagCCGACAACTGCTCCAAAAGAGAACTCTCCGATAG ATGTCACAACAGAGCCCTTCAATCCGGTATTCCCAGAAGAACGCCCTAAGAAAGATGCCAATGTAACAGTGAAAGGAGCCAAAG AACCTGTTCAGAGTCTTGCCTACATCCTCATTCCCAGCATTCCCGTGCTGCTTCTCCTGATGGTCATTACAGCCATCTTCTGTTTTTGGATTTTTGCAAAGAG GAGACGGGATCAAATGGAAGCAAGCCCAAAGGAAGAAGATGCCTGGCTCTCTAATCACAGGAGGAACAGTCCAAACCTGGAGATTTACAAAGTAATCAAGAAGCAATCTGAAGCAGATCTGGCTGGAACCAGACCTGACATTAAGAATTCTTCCTTCCGCACGCAAGAAGAGCAGGTGCTCGACAGCTTCTCCAGGGATTATGATGATGTGGCAATGAACACGTCGAGCGGCTTTGTGACGTTGGCTAGTACTGAAAGTGGTTTTGTGACCAATGATATCTACGAACTGTGTGGAGATCGTGTGGGGAGGAGCAAGGAATCAGCCTGGGTGGAGAATGAGATTTATGGATATTAA